The sequence GCCCAAGCTTCGAACATGGACCGCGCGTCCCACTGGAGCCTCAGCCGCTGGATGACCTCTTCGGGGATCGCACGAAAACACAATGCCGTGACAATGCGATCGGGATAGTTCGCGGGATCGTCTAGATCGTCCGAGAGGTGGCATCCTGAGTATGGACGCCTGGATCCACAGCCAGCACAAAGTTCCGATGGCGACTGAAAGAACAGGCGCGCTGCTGGTTCATGAATTACTTGTGGGCCGGGCCATCGGCCGAACGCTTCTGCGTACGCTTGCCGTGCGACCCACAGCGAGATCGCTCCCATGCGGTCCAACAACGATGGGTCCTCCCACCCCTCGTCGGCCTGGTCAAACGCGCATATGCTACCATCGAAGTAGCTGTGCCGGGGCCCGATCCAGCGACCGAACTGGACATCGGAATCCCACCGCGCCCAAGACGCTATCCTCCCGGGGATAAACGTCGGTATCAGCGTAAGAACTGTGGCAGACATCCAGAGTCTGGGGATCGGCCTCACGTTGATCGTCAGCCAGATGCCCGACGAGGCGACCTCAGTTCGAGCTTGCGGATAAGCTGAAGCCACCTCGTCGAGCTCCCTCACCATCCGGTCACTCAGCTGCCTGAAGATCGGTGCGGCTTGATCGGGCGAACTGGGTCTTTCGGTGGTACAACGTCCGGCGGGCCCTTCCCGTGATCGGGTTGAGGATCCCTCGGACCGTCTCGCTGGTCCGGCGCCATCTGCGCTCACCTCCTTGGCGCTTCCCGCCACGTTCGCGACGGTCGACTGAGCGGGTACCAGTCGACCACCTGAGGCAACTCCTGGCCAGACATCATTGTCTAGCCCCTCACCAATCACGCGAAGGATGTCTCGCCCGGTTGGCGCGTCTGAACCCACTAAGGCTGCCACTCGTCAATAGTACCTCTAATCCAGCGATAACGCAAGCAAGTACTACTTGTCAGTATTTTTGGCATTGACGAAGTCCTTTTGCCATGTATACTGTCCGACGTGAGTTCATCGAAGCCGCAGCCCTTGCTCAGAGTTTTCGGCCAAAAACTGGCAAAGGCGCGTCACCGAGCCGGCCTATCTCAGGAAGAGCTGGCTCGACGCCTCAAATTGGCCCGGTCTTCAGTTAGCAATCTCGAGCTTGGGCGACAGAGGCCCAACCTGGAACTTCTGTACGCTGCCGCCGCCGTATTGGGAATTCGGCCAGCGGCACTCCTTCCAGATCCCAAAACGGTTTTTGTCCCTTGGAGCGATAGCGTGGAGTTGCACGTCGCGCCGGATGAGAGACGTATTACGGAATCCGATCGAAGACAACTTGTGAGCTTAGTTGCCGAAGTGACGGGACGAGACGCGTAGCGGTGGCGCGAATTCGGAAAGCGCGTGCTGCAGCGCGATCGGTGCTAAGCAAATCTCCAAAGGGAATCCCGACCGATTTGGATGCCATCGCCGCGAACCTTGGCGCGAGTGTAGAGTCCCGCGACGACCTCGGACCAAACGTGGCGGGTGTTCTTATTCCGCTTCCCGAGCGCGGACGCTGGGTAATCGCCGTTAACGCGAATGACCCGGAAAGTCGCCGTAGGTTCACAATCGCTCACGAAATCGCGCACATCATTCTGCACGGATACACCGCTCCGCATGCCGATGGGTCATTCCAGCTACGTATGCGCAATGAGGAGTCCGCCACTGGAACGGTTGACGAGGAAATCGAAGCGAATCAATTTGCCGCTGAATTGTTACTGCCCGCTGATCTCCTCCTAAAGGACGTGTCAAGCGTTGTCCTAGAGCACGAGTCCAAGGCGTCGTCGAGTGCAGGTTTTGACGATACACTGGCGAAACTTGCGGCCAAATACGGAGTTAGCCGTCAAGCGCTCGCGCTTCGCCTGTCTGCGCTGGGGGTGCTATAAGTGGCAGGCCAACGGACCGTGACCGCTGGGGCCACGGACGCGGCTCCACCATACGTACATCGCGACTATCCGGAGTTCAGCTGGTCGAGCAGTAGAGAATTGCTGTTCGAAAGATGTCGGCGCCGTTATTTCTGGCACTATTACGGTTCGTCGAACGGGTGGGAACGGACATCCAGCGACGTAGCCAAAACGGCATGGCGGCTGAAGAATCTCACATCATTCGATGTTCAGGTCGGGACCGAGGTCCACGAACGCGCTAAGGATTATGTCGCGTCGGTTCTGGATGGCCGACCCATACCGGTCGCCTCGCTCATTGAAACGACGATGAAAGCCCTAGACGAGTTGTATGCGCGCTCCCAAGACCTAGAGTCGTTTCAGGCGCGTCCAAAACGCCATCCCGTCGCGTACGGAGCCTATTACAAGCGCGGGGTCCTTGAGAATCAGCTCCTACGGGCTCGGGCTCGGGCCGTGAAATGTATCGACAATCTCGTTTCGTCCGCTATTTGGGACGAGGTAGGCAGGGCTGGGAAAGAAGGAACAGTAATGGTTGAACCGCTATCCACGTTCCAAGTTGGCGGCATTACCGTGTACGCCGTACCAGATCTCGTGTATCTGACCAATAACGAATGGACTATCGTCGATTGGAAAACTGGTGTTGCGGATGAGGGAAGCGATCAGCTCGCGGTTTACGGTCTCTATATCCGCGAGGCGTTGAGTTTGACGAATCCAACCAGCCATTATCCCACGAAGCTCGTTCACCTTCAAAGCGGGAAGGTTGACGTTGTCCGGTTCACGGATTCTGAGATACTCGCCGTTCGAACGAGGATAGAGTGCAGTGCGGCCGACATGCGCGACATGTTAGTAGATATACTCACAAATCGGCCTAAGGCCATGAGTGGCTTTCAGCTCACCGACGACCCCAGTGAGTGCCGGATTTGTCCTTTCTTCCAGCTTTGCGAGCCTGAGCTCGTTTTGCTGGGCCGCGCAGGGGTCCGACTAAAGTTCTAACCATCCGAAGATTCGGTCCATGTGAAACCGGCCAATGGCGGCCGCTGCCACATATGTGGATGGCGCCTGAGATGCGCGGGCCCGCAGCTCAGACGAACCCTTTCTTGAGGGTTCACCGATCCATCGGCATTCTTTCGCTATGGATTGCACCGTTTTGGCTCGGACACTTGGGGCGCGCGCCGTAAATTGTAGGTGACTATGACGTTTGCATCTACGGCCGCATTTACCGCGTCGCACGACGCTGTCAGTGTTGCGGAATCCATACAAGCCGAAATCGTGCGGGCGACGCGGCGGTCCGCGCGCGCAACTCTTGGTCAGTTCTTCACGCCGGCCGGGGTTGCCGAGGTACTCGCTTCTCTTAGCGAAAAGAGAGGAGCCCAACTTCGCATGCTGGACCCCGGCGCCGGCGTAGGAATGTTGATCGCCGCCTGGGTTTCGCACGTGATACGCGGCGACACGGCGCCAGAAGCGATAGATGTAACTGCGTTCGAAGTCGACCAGCACCTCCAGGGAAGTCTGAATCGAGTCCTCGAAACGTGTCACAGGGCGTGTAACGACGCGGGGATAAGGTTTTCATATTCGATCCGACTCGAGGATTTCGTCTCAGCCGCCGTCGAGGCCTTGTCGGGGGGATTGTTCGCCTCGGAGATCGTGCCATTCGATTGTGCCCTCTTGAATCCGCCGTACAAGAAAATCAGGAGTGACTCCGTCGAACGTACTCTCTTGAGCGGCGCAGGAATTGAGACAAGTAATCTCTACACGGCTTTCGTCGCCCTCAGCATGAGGCTCCTAGCTGAGCGCGGCGAGTTGATGGCAATCACTCCGCGGTCATTCTGTAATGGCCCTTACTTCCGCACGTTTCGAGGAGACCTCCTTGGCTCAAACAACCTGACTCATCTCCACGTTCTTGATTCCAGATCCGCTGCATTCGGACAAGATGGCGTTCTGCAAGAGAACGTCATCTTCCGCGTGGAGCGCGGAACTCCGCAGAGGTCACAGGTTTCGGTTGAATGGAGCGCCGGCGGAACGTCAGAAGAAATCCACCGCCGAAACGTGGCATTCGACCAAGTTATCCAGCCTACTGATCCAGACAATGTGATCCACATTACTCCCGACGAATGGGACACCACCGTGAGTCGCGTAGTTGAAAAGCTCTCGAGTTCTCTCGCTCAACTCGGGCTCGAGGTTTCAACCGGGCGCGTAGTTGAGTTTCGGGCTCGTGAGCACTTGCGTTCCGTTCTGGGCCCGGAAAGCATTCCTCTCATTTATCCGCGGCACATATACGGACAGTCCGTTCGGTGGCCCCATCCGCGCGCCAACAAGCCCAATGCCTTGGCGCTGTCACCTGCATCAGCGGAATTGACGAATCCGGGTGGTGTCTACGTAGTCGTCAAACGTTTCACGGCAAAGGAAGAGAACCGACGATTGGTCGCAGCAGTTGTGACACCGGATTCCGTACCCGGCGACAGAGTAGCTTTCGAGAATCACGTGAACTACTTCCACCGAGCTGGGAGAGGGATTCCCAAGACGCTGGCAGTGGGTCTCGCTGCATTTCTAAATTCGACTATCGCGGATCGTTATTTTCGCCAGTTCAGCGGCCACACGCAGGTGAACGCTACAGATCTTAGGAAGTTGCCGTATCCGAGCGCCGCGCAGTTGGACAGCATCGCAACGCAGATGCCAATTCCGTCAACGACGCAAGAGCAGCTTGACGATATAGTCGAAGAGGTAATCATCGCCGTGAAGAAGCCGCGAAAACGTGGGTCCAAAGCGATCAAGGCGCGCCTTGTGGAAGCGTCCGCCGCCCTTAAGGCGCTGGGGCTACCCAAGGACCAACAGAACGAGCGTGCGGCACTAACCCTTCTGGCCCTTCTGGGGATGCGATCGGGAGATCAATGGACGGCAGCAAAGAATCCGGTACGCGGCGTGACGCCGATTATGGGCTTTGTGGCTGAACAT comes from Gemmatimonadaceae bacterium and encodes:
- a CDS encoding PD-(D/E)XK nuclease family protein, with the protein product MTAGATDAAPPYVHRDYPEFSWSSSRELLFERCRRRYFWHYYGSSNGWERTSSDVAKTAWRLKNLTSFDVQVGTEVHERAKDYVASVLDGRPIPVASLIETTMKALDELYARSQDLESFQARPKRHPVAYGAYYKRGVLENQLLRARARAVKCIDNLVSSAIWDEVGRAGKEGTVMVEPLSTFQVGGITVYAVPDLVYLTNNEWTIVDWKTGVADEGSDQLAVYGLYIREALSLTNPTSHYPTKLVHLQSGKVDVVRFTDSEILAVRTRIECSAADMRDMLVDILTNRPKAMSGFQLTDDPSECRICPFFQLCEPELVLLGRAGVRLKF
- a CDS encoding ImmA/IrrE family metallo-endopeptidase, which encodes MLSKSPKGIPTDLDAIAANLGASVESRDDLGPNVAGVLIPLPERGRWVIAVNANDPESRRRFTIAHEIAHIILHGYTAPHADGSFQLRMRNEESATGTVDEEIEANQFAAELLLPADLLLKDVSSVVLEHESKASSSAGFDDTLAKLAAKYGVSRQALALRLSALGVL
- a CDS encoding BsuBI/PstI family type II restriction endonuclease is translated as MTFASTAAFTASHDAVSVAESIQAEIVRATRRSARATLGQFFTPAGVAEVLASLSEKRGAQLRMLDPGAGVGMLIAAWVSHVIRGDTAPEAIDVTAFEVDQHLQGSLNRVLETCHRACNDAGIRFSYSIRLEDFVSAAVEALSGGLFASEIVPFDCALLNPPYKKIRSDSVERTLLSGAGIETSNLYTAFVALSMRLLAERGELMAITPRSFCNGPYFRTFRGDLLGSNNLTHLHVLDSRSAAFGQDGVLQENVIFRVERGTPQRSQVSVEWSAGGTSEEIHRRNVAFDQVIQPTDPDNVIHITPDEWDTTVSRVVEKLSSSLAQLGLEVSTGRVVEFRAREHLRSVLGPESIPLIYPRHIYGQSVRWPHPRANKPNALALSPASAELTNPGGVYVVVKRFTAKEENRRLVAAVVTPDSVPGDRVAFENHVNYFHRAGRGIPKTLAVGLAAFLNSTIADRYFRQFSGHTQVNATDLRKLPYPSAAQLDSIATQMPIPSTTQEQLDDIVEEVIIAVKKPRKRGSKAIKARLVEASAALKALGLPKDQQNERAALTLLALLGMRSGDQWTAAKNPVRGVTPIMGFVAEHYDKHWKPNTRETIRRFTLHQFEAAGVVVANPDKPDRATNSPAYCYQVPPVVLRLLKTLGTSRWDANLRKYLAASDTLVARYARERDMRRLPLTLRDGLEISLSPGGQNELIRQIVEDFCPRFTPGGRALYVGDADKKWGYFDRDRLAELGVAVKAHGKMPDVVVHFEKMNWLVLVEAVTSHGPVNPKRRAELKKLFATSKAPLVFVTAFMTRQALKKFLGDIAWETEVWAADAPTHLIHFNGERFLGPYDS